In a single window of the Gadus macrocephalus chromosome 6, ASM3116895v1 genome:
- the tg gene encoding thyroglobulin: MMMVEEEEGSGAPALLSVTVQPAGIKTGGCVWSVTTATRTMSWILIPALLLACGPGGTHSKASEYQLESVSQCESLRSVAVARQQTSLPHCTEDGQFRSIQCSTGGEQCWCVDAQGQEIVGTRTSDSLPRCPSPCLLLRQQVLAGLQEGVAPLCQESGDFEVVQCDASRGRCWCVDRQGMEVYGTRQSGRPARCPGGCEVRARGLLHTSGGQTPPQCSDGGGFLPVQCQFINTTDQSQLDLLDAYNRFPEVFASFSSFRKAFPLVSSYCYCSDSQGREIDNTGVELLLSEVYDTVFLDLRPAHLFSRSNMYRVLQRRLLAVRLALTSRFRCPSPCEVERRGSLGSPGVLVPSCGADGSFSPLQCQRGGQCRCVDPLGREVPGVQQPGDALACGSVEPDCPSRRRLALSRLLSSGSLDPPGPLSPDQTPGPPQGSCSALLRPLQDLLQEEGEPAALLARLGEVLAGLFPSVGGALQALSRAGPGRLLENLFGGKFLKNAAALNFTGAVGGRGGLQTLLDQGRDRDRDQDRDQDQDRDQRALNQQLVRSVSRALEDPGFLSALQRTLMGHTHTDTLQQVLVPLARSCSREPTSALWVPRCTPGGLYQPLQCDPAACWCVTPQGAEVAGSLTPVGAGPPRCPSRCEGERGLALAARSRRAAADEVYVPACTGDGSFLPLQCDGRRCFCVDPQGALAPSRTAGGAVSCPATVDQSENSPVSPGSCSAALSEVASFLSEANRIIALSNTSRLPLGEGFLLAQGIHLTPEELRVSQSAERLQLSEQLLSRSRAALRLAAYSTVQMAWRPQRSEVLSVSYQPYSPQCDSLGVWLSTQCHPSTGQCWCVDEDGEYIPDSLTSHPLKMPQCPSPCQRAEGHMLLSGWLKGSDIISDITASYRPRCEEDGRFSVLQTGGAAGWCVSPLTGRVVRPAGLSPAGEPTCPSWCELQGLQCQPDGGFVPLQCDITSCWCVSDDGQEVTGSRTDRSTGSIPSCDRPRCSGSTITHGALLCRSATADRQSCTLACHHGYQNALAPSSFLCDVQSQRWEGATPLAGACQRSQLFQTLQTSSDWSLPLSGDCLTALPPLEADLGAHAASRGLCSLLLPVSGRSVTVCDDASFRLHCESDDIMSLRVTWAARLSDIPTSDLPDLHDLDVFMQTPRLAEGVEGILGNHPSLGTSELIATTTPSFGCASGFHGDLEETGCVMCPAGSFSGEGACHICPEGTYQEEGGRDLCNKCPRGSSAIGASSVHQCQTVCQRRGLRCSEDGSFLSAQPDFLSGTWGCVTSQGAELAWTNSETPLTDGECRELNRFEVVPPSSVATGAEESEVLQTQTADLRTCIQACAVESSCHHVALFTENGGQQCQLYSTNTVNTLCSTTTQAKRFLGNAEVALVSTAPCVLRVRGVANDLLVIRKKGEEFSSRLQKSFERMRMRKALSGVFLTQAIPSSGTSLTDAHRYCQAQCARDPCCEGFILNHNALDGGSILCGLMRTPSVLMCADQDWDVIGQGTANRVCGAGLSSNKLQRSFVFDFGGQEFNITETDHEASIVSFQSIYLQTTGSELAAADSSSCRSREQPPPVDASVEAGFEPLQEDGVAVDPTRSPPGLTYWLNKEDYNSQQALLWCLKRCDEEEQCSLVDVRQDDSELFHSCLLFPDSTVCGAYDKKLRDPCRPLLARRPTSAHKKRVDLSGPVKSFYTRVSFQKMVSYSVRSRVSLGNTALSAGFLDCERRCDEDSCCRGIGFVRDSKSPTGSEVVCLSLVSLGVQTCPEQRGQVSWTVQDCRPSAVETTPYPLGWYQKPVNHWSRSPALCPPFSLPPAQNVSLDQWNALDESAILVDPSLSAYDVVHISRDIAGDQDKTRDWCLHACQGAESCVALSISQTESATRCVLYPDTRACGPSSSPSSSSPASSCRLVLREPASQVYLKKERLPSATSVVIPGHGTLRGVAMETTLGSDRKSVVQYLGVPYARPPIGSLRFRAPEPAAWTGNRDATQPRASCLQPGDEESAATEEDCLYLNIFTPAGLMGPVPVLVFFYNPSANQSPGLLDGSALAAVGNIVVVTASYRTAALGFLSTGSSGLPGNYGMLDQAAALRWVSAHIALVGGASRRVTVGAERRGADITALHLLSSSSSPPLFQRMMLMGGSLFSPAALQSSSAAQAQAAELASQLGCPTSDPSSPADEDKMAACLRQTPVHTLNAAQTKLLAASGPFQAWSPVSDGVLSSVRQPIGRSPAHRLPLLMGTSAEDGLIRRAAKIKDFQALAGAADAKTAFYAALTRSLGGEGSRAGVRQAASWFYGLQHSASPAGYSLLSRALNNATRDQFIVCPVQQMASHWANNKANVFLYHLPEDSVHHSADRAVPLDVQLAFGTPHHPISSQRFGSQGRRLSLALMTYVANFIKTGDPNRGQSGSRRVPGAGLPQWGPVLPSPAPPQYKELGPGLPQQRGLRRAECSFWTELVPLLNGETAELGAESVQATLTPNLSVTLPSGQSQTKKDGYN, encoded by the exons atgatgatggtggaggaggaggaggggtcagGGGCTCCAGCTCTACTCAGCGTGACTGTGCAGCCCGCTGGTATAAAGACGGGAGGCTGCGTGTGGTCCGTCACCACGGCGACCCGCACCATGTCCTGGATCCTCATCCCCGCTCTGCTCCTGGCCTGCGGGCCGGGGGGCACCCACAGCAAGGCCtcag AGTACCAGTTGGAGTCGGTCAGCCAGTGTGAGTCCTTACGGAGCGTGGCTGTCGCCAGGCAACAAACCAGCCTCCCTCACTGCACTGAAGACGGCCAGTTCAG GAGTATCCAGTGCAGTACCGGGGGCGAGCAGTGCTGGTGTGTGGACGCTCAGGGGCAGGAGattgtcgggactcgaaccagCGACTCTCTTCCTCGTT gcccctccccctgcctgctcctcagACAGCAGGTGTTGGCGGGCCTCCAGGAGGGCGTGGCCCCGCTCTGCCAGGAGTCAGGTGACTTCGAGGTTGTTCAGTGCGacgccagcagggggcggtgttggTGCGTGGACCGGCAGGGAATGGAGGTGTACGGCACGCGGCAGAGCGGCCGCCCCGCACGCT gcCCGGGGGGCTGTGAGGTGAGGGCGCGGGGGCTGCTCCACACCAGCGGggggcagacccccccccagtgcTCCGACGGTGGGGGCTTCCTGCCGGTCCAGTGCCAGTTCATCAACACCACCGACCAGAGCCAGCTGGACCTGCTGGACGCCTACAACag gttCCCAGAAGTCTTTGCATCGTTCAGTAGCTTCAGGAAGGCTTTTCCTCTGGTCTCCTCCTACTGCTACTGTTCGGACAGTCAGGGGAGAGAGATCGacaacacag GCGTGGAGCTGCTCCTCTCGGAGGTCTATGACACGGTGTTCCTGGACCTGCGCCCCGCCCACCTCTTCTCCCGCTCCAACATGTACCGCGTGCTGCAGCGCCGCCTGCTGGCCGTCCGCCTCGCCCTCACCAGCCGCTTCAGAT gtccGTCGCCCTGTGAGGTGGAGCGGCGGGGGTCTCTGGGCTCCCCGGGggtcctggttccgtcctgcGGGGCCGAcggctccttctcccccctgcAGTGCCAGCGGGGGGGTCAGTGCCGCTGTGTGGACCCCCTGGGGAGGGAGGTCCCTGGGGTGCAGCAGCCCGGCGACGCCCTGGCCTGCG GTTCTGTGGAGCCGGACTGCCCCTCCAGGCGCCGCCTGGCCCTCTCCAGACTGCTCTCCTCCGGGTCCCTGGACCCCCCCGGACCCCTCtccccagaccagacccccgggcccccccaGGGGTCCTGCTCCGCCCTGCTGCGGCCCCTCCAGGACCTgctccaggaggagggggagccggCCGCCCTGCTGGCCCGCCTGGGGGAGGTCCTGGCCGGGCTGTTCCCCTCGGTGGGGGGCGCCCTCCAGGCCCTGTCCCGGGCCGGACCGGGCCGCCTGCTGGAGAACCTCTTCGGGGGCAAGTTCCTGAAGAACGCCGCCGCACTCAACTTCACGGGCGccgtgggggggcggggcggcctGCAGACCCTCCTGGACCAGGGccgggaccgggaccgggaccaggaccgggaccaggaccaggaccgggaCCAGAGGGCTCTGAACCAGCAGCTGGTCCGGTCGGTGAGCCGGGCCCTGGAGGACCCGGGCTTCCTGTCCGCCCTGCAACGCACGCTgatgggccacacacacactgacaccctgcagcag gtcctGGTCCCGCTGGCCCGGTCTTGCTCCCGGGAGCCGACCTCGGCGCTCTGGGTGCCGCGGTGCACCCCCGGGGGCCTCTACCAGCCGCTGCAGTGCGACCCCGCCGCCTGCTGGTGCGTGACCCCCCAGGGGGCCGAGGTCGCGGGGTCCCTGACCCCCGTCGGCGCCGGGCCCCCCCGCTGCCCCTCGCGATGCGAGGGCGAGCGGGGGCTGGCCCTCGCCGCCCGGAGCCGGCGGGCCGCGGCGGACGAGGTCTACGTCCCAGCATGCACTGGGGACGGCAGCTTCCTGCCCCTGCAGTGTGACGGCCGGCGCTGCTTCTGTGTGGacccccagggggcgctggcgCCCTCCCGGACAGCAGGGGGTGCCGTCTCCT GTCCTGCTACAGTCGACCAATCAGAGAACAGCCCAGTCTCCCCAG GCTCCTGCTCCGCTGCGCTGAGCGAGGTCGCCTCCTTCCTCTCAGAGGCCAACCGGATCATCGCTCTCTCCAACACGTCCCGCCTTCCTCTGGGAGAAGGCTTCCTATTGGCCCAGGGCATCCACCTGACCCCCGAGGAGCTCCgtgtcagccaatcagcagagCGGCTGCAGTTGTCTGAGCAGCTGCTGAGTCGCTCCAGAGCTGCCCTGCGATTGGCTGCCTACTCCA CGGTCCAGATGGCGTGGCGCCCCCAGCGGTCGGAGGTTCTGAGCGTCTCCTACCAGCCGTACTCCCCACAGTGCGACTCACTCGGAGTGTGGCTGTCCACACAGTGTCACCCAAgcacag GTCAGTGTTGGTGTGTAGATGAAGATGGAGAATACATCCCAGACTCCCTCACCAGTCACCCTCTGAAGATGCCCCAAT GTCCGTCTCCGTGTCAGAGAGCTGAGGGCCACATGCTGCTCTCTGGTTGGCTGAAGGGCTCTGACATAATCTCTGACATCACGGCGTCCTACCGACCACGGTGCGAGGAG GATGGGCGGTTCTCGGTGCTGCAGACAGGGGGCGCTGCAGGCTGGTGCGTCAGTCCACTGACGGGACGGGTGGTCCGACCGGCCGGCCTCAGCCCCGCTGGAGAACCCACAt gtcctAGTTGGTGTGAGCTTCAGGGTCTTCAGTGTCAGCCCGATGGAGGCTTCGTTCCCCTGCAgtgtgacatcacttcctgctgGTGTGTGTCCGACGACGGACAGGAAGTGACCGGCAGCCGAACAGACCGCAGCACAGGAAGCATCCCATCATGTGACC GGCCTCGTTGCTCTGGTAGCACCATTACCCATGGTGCACTGCTCTGTCGCTCGGCGACGGCTGATAGGCAGAGCTGCACCCTGGCCtgtcaccatggttaccagAACGCCCTGGCCCCCAGCAGCTTCCTGTGTGACGTCCAATCACAGCGCTGGGAGGGAGCGACACCCCTGGCCGGAGCCTGCCAGA ggTCCCAGCTGTTCCAGACCCTCCAGACCTCCTCAGACTGGAGCCTGCCTCTCTCTGGGGACTGCCTCACCGCCCTGCCTCCCCTGGAGGCCGACCTCGGGGCCCACGCGGCCTCCAGGGGCCTCTGCTCCCTGCTG CTCCCCGTGTCCGGGCGGAGTGTCACTGTCTGCGACGACGCGTCGTTCCGTCTGCACTGCGAGAGCGATGACATCATGAGCCTGAGGGTCACATGGGCGGCCAGGCTGTCAGACAtcccgacctctgacctccccgACCTCCACGACCTAG ACGTCTTCATGCAGACCCCCCGATTggctgagggggtggagggcaTTCTGGGTAATCACCCCTCCCTGGGGACCTCGGAGCTGATCGCCACGACGACGCCCAGCTTCGGCTGTGCCAGCGGGTTCCATGGCGACTTAGAGGAGACGGGCTGTg TGATGTGTCCTGCCGGTAGTTTCTCTGGCGAGGGGGCGTGTCATATCTGTCCTGAGGGAACCTATcaagaggagggggggcgggactTGTGCAACAAGTGTCCAAGGGGCTCCTCAGCGATTGGTGCTTCGTCTGTCCATCAAT gTCAGACAGTCTGTCAGCGTCGAGGCCTCAGATGCTCTGAGGATGGCAGCTTCCTGTCGGCACagcctgacttcctgtctggaaCCTGGGGGTGTGTCACCAGCCAGGGGGCGGAGCTTGCATGGACCAATAGCGAGACGCCTCTGACAGACGGGGAGTGCAGAG AACTGAACCGGTTTGAGGTGGTTCCCCCGTCGTCCGTGGCAACCGGAGCCGAAGAATCAGAAGTTCTGCAGACCCAGACGGCCGACCTCCGAACCTGCAtccaag CGTGTGCTGTGGAGTCCTCCTGCCACCATGTGGCGCTGTTCACAGAGAACGGAGGGCAGCAGTGTCAGCTGTACAGCACGAACACTGTCAACACACTGTGTAGTACCAccacgcag gccaAACGGTTTCTGGGTAACGCCGAGGTCGCGTTGGTTTCCACGGCTCCCTGTGTTCTGAGAGTGAGGGGAGTAGCTAACGATCTGCTGGTCATCAGGAAGAAAG GCGAGGAGTTCTCCTCCCGCCTCCAGAAGAGCTTTGAGAGGATGCGGATGAGGAAGGCTCTGTCGGGGGTCTTCCTCACCCAGGCCATCCCCTCCTCCGGGACCAGCCTGACCGACGCGCACCGCTACTGCCAGGCCCAGTGCGCCCGGGACCCCTGCTGTGAGGGCTTCATCCTCAACCACAACGCCCTGGACGGAG gttCTATCCTCTGTGGTCTGATGAGAACTCCGTCCGTGCTGATGTGTGCCGACCAGGACTGGGACGTGATTGGCCAGGGAACAGCCAATCGCGTGTGTGGGGCGGGGCTTAGCTCCAACAAGCTCCAGAGGAGTTTTGTGTTTGACTTCGGGGGTCAGGAGTTCAACATCA CTGAGACGGACCACGAGGCCTCCATCGTCTCCTTCCAGAGCATCTACCTGCAAACCACTG GCTCTGAGCTCGCTGCTGCAGacagctcctcctgcaggagTAGGGAGCAGCCCCCCCCTGTGGACG cgTCAGTAGAGGCCGGGTTCGAGCCCCTGCAGGAGGACGGCGTTGCAGTGGACCCCACCAGGAGTCCTCCAGGGTTAACCTACTGGCTCAACAAAGAGGACTACAACTCCCAGCAGGCACTGCTCTGGTGCCTCAAAC GCTGTGACGAAGAGGAGCAGTGCTCTCTGGTGGACGTGAGGCAGGACGACTCGGAGCTCTTCCACTCCTGCCTGCTGTTCCCTGACAGCACCGTGTGCGGCGCCTACGACAAGAAGCTGCGAGACCCgtgtcgccccctgctggcccggAGGCCGACCAGCGCCCACAAGAAGAGAG tggaccTCAGTGGACCAGTGAAGAGTTTCTACACCAGGGTCTCCTTCCAGAAGATGGTCTCCTACTCGGTCCGCAGCCGAGTCAGTCTGGGGAACACAGCGCTGTCTGCAgg cttcCTGGATTGTGAGCGTCGTTGTGATGAAGATTCTTGTTGCCGTGGTATCGGCTTCGTACGGGACAGCAAATCACCAA cgGGGTCGGAGGTCGTGTGTCTGTCCCTGGTCAGTCTGGGGGTCCAGACGTGCCCCGAGCAGCGGGGTCAGGTGTCGTGGACGGTCCAGGACTGCCGTCCGTCGGCGGTGGAGACCACACCCTACCCCCTGGGGTGGTACCAGaaacctg tGAACCATTGGAGCCGCTCCCCGGCCCTCTGTCCTccattctccctcccccccgcccagaATG tctctctggaCCAATGGAATGCTCTGGACGAGTCGGCCATCTTGGtcgacccctccctctccgcctATGACGTGGTTCACATCAGCCGGGACATCGCCGGAGACCAGGACAAGACCAGGGACTGGTGTCTCCATG CCTGCCAGGGGGCGGAGTCCTGCGTCGCCCTGTCAATCAGCCAGACAGAGTCGGCCACTCGCTGCGTGCTCTACCCAGACACCAGGGCCTGTGGTccaagctcctcccccagctcctctagccccgcctcctcctgccGATTGGTGCTCAGAGAGCCCGCCTCCCAGGTGTATCTGAAGAAAG AGCGGTTGCCGTCGGCGACATCGGTTGTGATTCCGGGCCACGGAACTCTGCGAGGCGTCGCCATGGAGACCACCCTGGGGTCGGACAGGAAGTCGGTGGTGCAGTACCTGGGGGTTCCCTACGCTCGTCCACCAATAGGATCGCTCCGTTTCAGAGCGCCGGAGCCGGCCGCTTGGACCGGCAACCGGGACGCCACACAGCCCcg GGCCTCCTGTCTGCAGCCGGGGGACGAGGAGTCTGCTGCCACCGAAGAGGACTGTCTCTACCTCAACATCTTCACCCCCGCCGGCCTG ATGGGACCTGTCCCTGTCCTGGTTTTCTTCTACAacccctcagccaatcagagcccagGGCTGTTGGATGGCTCCGCCCTGGCCGCTGTTGGTAACATCGTCGTGGTTACGGCCAGCTACAGAACCGCTGCGCTGGGATTCCTCAgtacag GCTCTTCTGGTCTCCCTGGTAACTACGGGATGCTGGACCAGGCGGCGGCGCTGCGCTGGGTCTCCGCCCACATCGccctggtgggcggggccagccgGAGGGTGACGGTGGGGGCGGAGCGACGGGGGGCAGACATCACCGcccttcatctcctctcctcctcttcctctccgccTCTGTTCCAACGCATGATGCTCATG GGCGGGTCGCTCTTCTCCCCAGCAGCGCTCCAGTCGTCCTCGgcagcccaggcccaggccgcgGAGCTGGCCTCCCAGCTGGGCTGCCCGACCTCCGACCCCAGCAGCCCCGCCGACGAGGACAAGATGGCCGCCTGCCTCCGACAGACCCCAGTGCACACTCTGAACGCCGCCCAGACAAAG ctcCTGGCCGCCAGCGGGCCCTTCCAGGCGTGGTCTCCGGTCTCGGACGGCGTGCTGTCGTCCGTCAGACAGCCAATCGGACGCTCCCCCGCCCACAGGCTGCCTCTGCTCATGGGCACATCAGCAGAGGACGGCCTCATCCGCCGAGCGGCCAAGATCAAG GACTTCCAGGCGCTGGCGGGCGCGGCAGACGCTAAGACGGCGTTCTACGCGGCGCTGACCCGCTCCCTGGGGGGCGAGGGGAGCCGGGCGGGGGTGAGGCAGGCCGCCTCCTGGTTCTACGGCCTCCAGCACTCCGCCTCCCCGGCCGGCTACAGCCTGCTGTCCCGGGCGCTCAACAACGCCACCAG AGACCAGTTCATCGTGTGTCCCGTCCAGCAGATGGCTAGCCACTGGGCTAACAACAAGGCTAACGTCTTCCTCTACCACCTCCCTGAGGACAGCGTCCACCACAG